The sequence CCGTTTCGCTACAATCTGCTGAATCATTGCGTAGATTGACAAATAACGCAGACATTGAAATTGAGATTAGAGAAAAACTAAAATATTGGGAGGAAGAAGAAGAAAAAGAAAGAAATAGAATTATCAGCAATGAAATACATGTTGATATGCCAAAATGGAAAAAGAGGGATTGGGTTGCTATTGTGAAAGAGATGCTAAAAAAACCAATGAGATGGTAAAAAATAAAAATACTAGCGTTAATAAATTGTAATATGGCAGGAGAGGGTTATAGCGGTCTGACAAGTCAGACCTTGCGCCCACTTTCCTGCGGGTCTGACAGGATTTCTTACTGACTTGCTTCCTCCGGCCCCTGATACGGCGATTCCAATTTCCGCCCGCGATACGAAAACCGTTTCGACATATACGAGAGAATTTCGTTGGCAGTACTTTCAATGGGTTTATTTGAAACATTGATAACGGTAAAACCTCCGCGATCGAAAACAAACATGGCTTTTCTGATTTCTTCGCGCACTGCACGCTGATCGACATAAGAGTCGCTTCTGTGATTTTCCCAGCTTGATATCCTTTTCTGGCGATGTGCGATTAACTGGCTGGCTCCAATATACAGTCCGAACACACGGTTTGGGTCTACCTCGAAAAGTTCATCGGGAGGCTGCACTCCGGGAACAAGTGGCACATTTGCAACTTTCCAACCATACATGGCAAGGTAAACACTAAGAGGAGTTTTTCCGGCACGCGAAACACCGGTTAAAATAATCTCAGCATTACGCAAACGTTGTGGGCTCATGCCATCGTCGTGCGATAAAGTGAATTCAATAGAATCAATCCGGTCAAAATACTGGTGATTAATTTCGCGGTACAAACCAGGATGCACCATCGGCTCTATACCAAGTCTTTGATCTAAATAGTTGGCGAGTTTCCCCATTAAATCAATAACGTGAACATTAAACTCCTTTCCCAACTCATTAATTTTATGGCGCAGTTCAGGATTAACCATCGTATGAGCAATCAATCCTCTATCGGCTTTGGCTTTCATAATAATATCGAAAACCTCGTCTTCGGTTGTTACCCGCCCTATTATCTCCACAGGAACCTTGTTTTCCGGGTACTGAATTAATAAGGCCTGAATCAGATTATTACCTGCAATCCCTGTTCCTCCTGATACGACGTATATTGGTGCCTGTGATTTTTTGCTCATAACACTTTGCTTCTATTTTAGGAGAAACAAGCAATACAAGAATTAAGTTTATCACAAAAAGCAAATTATCTTAACTAAACCACTATGCATTGAAAATACATAGGTTTAAAACTCGAATGAAATTCGATGAATATATATAATGGACGGAAGTCAGAAGTCAGAAGACGGAAGAAAAAGATTTGCCAATTCTCTAAAAACTTCGGTCTTCCGTCTTCGGTCAAAAACTAAAATTTATAGAAACTAAAGTAGCTGCAATAATCCCGAAGTTTCGGGAGCAGGTTATTAACCATGAACTTGAAAATAAATCACCGGTTCTATTATTTGGGATTCAATTGCATTCGGAACGCGGCATTTTCTTCAAGGTCTTGTTTTGTAAACAGATCGCTATGATAATGGTCATTCAAATATAGTTCCGTTTGATCGAGATAGAAATCACTAGCCGGAATTCCACTTGTTCCGGTTGGAATAACAGTTTCCGACTCATCCCAGTTTTGGGTGCTGTAAATATGCCTGTGCGATGCGCCGTGAACAGTTTCGTAAAGGTTGGTAAACGAATACGAATACGGGCAAACAGTATGGTAACTTCCGGGAACTTCAAAAGGTCCGCGATTTAGTTTTAAGGCTTTATTAAGAATATCGACTACACCCAACGGATGAGAAAGCGTAAATGAATGAATTTTCCCCCAGTTCCACTCGTCAACATTGTTTCCGAGAGCAGTTGTTAACTCTTCCACCGTTTCCTGAAACGATAACACCACAACATCATCAAAGCTTTCAACTTCTTCGGTCATCACATTATCAGTCCACTCCGATTTTCCTTCAGCCAACAGGTTAATCATCAGGTTTTCGAGCAGCATTTTTTGGCCTGACATTCCTCTAAAAAGTTCAGGCGAAAGTTCATCTTTTACCAGGTTTTCCATTGATCTCCGGTAAAGAATTTCAAAAATAGAAGCTGCCTGACTTTCGCGTGTGAGATTATAATCCCAGCTTTTTAATTTGTTGAAAGCAGCTTGTTCCGTTTCATTTAAGTTCGTTTGTTTTCGCAGCGATTCAACAAAAATTGCTGTCATTTGCTCTGCTGTCTTCGATTTCCAATCGCTGTGCATTGCTTTAAAATCATTGATGCCGAGCTTTTCTTTTGTTTCCAGCATTTCCCTTATCCGATCGATACGACTTGGCGTGGCAAACCAGTGACTAATGTAATGAGGATAATCATCAGGTGCAGTTTTATTATTTGCAGACGACACATAACCTCTTTCCGGATTAAACTCGTAGGGCAACTCCTCGAAAGGTACCAATCCCTGCCAGTCGTATTTACTGCTGTCGCCCGGATAGATTTGAATGCCCGAGCCTTCGCGGACAGGCAATCCGGCACTGCATTGCAACCCAATATTTCCTTTTACATCGGCATAAACCACATTTTGGCTCACCGATATAAATGTACTTACCGCATCACGAAATTCACTCCAGTTATCGGCGCGGTTCAGCAAGAAAACAGTGCGGATCTCATTACTCATTTCATTACCCAACCAACGAATGGACAACGGCGTTTCTTTTTCCTTTTTAAAACGATTTACCATTGGTCCGCGGTGGGTAAACTTTAGATCCTCTTCAAACTCCTCACCCTCTTTTGTTTTAATGGTTTCCTTTTCTATTTTGAGATTGCGCCATGCACCATCAAACCAATATTTTGTAGAATCTTCGTTTAATTTCTCGGCATAAAAATCAAGGTCGTCAACCATTACATTGGTCATTCCCCAGGCAATGCTGTCGTTGTGCCCGCAAATTACAAATGGCTGCCCCGGGACCACAACACCGGTTACATTTATTTTCCCCTCAACAACCTGGTGCATTTGATACCAAATTCCGGGAGCAAACAACCCAAGGTGCATATCATTGGCAAGCAAGGGCATTCCGGTTTTACTTTTTTTGCCGGCAACCGCCCAATTGTTACTACCGTTAAAAATTTCGGCACCCAGATCTTTTAAATTCTGCGTTGCCGATAAAAGCGTTTCTGTGCCTTCCGGTTTTATTGAGCCAAATTCAGGATAAATAGCTGTTTTATGGTTTTTTAAATCAGGTAGCAACTCGGCAATTTTTTCATCCGACACCTCGACACGCAGCTGATGCAGAAAATATTCGGTTCCCCAACCCATTGACAGATCCCACGACATGTAACCAATTAAATTGATTGAATGCACCGGTTCCCACGGCTCTGGTTTATATTGCAACACCTTAAATTCGGGTGGCAGCGGATATTTTTCGATGTACTGATTCACCCCATCGGAGTAAGCTTCGAGCGCCGCAACAATTTCGGGTGATGATGTTGCCAGTATTTTTTGCGATTTTTCCTGGATACGAAGTGCCCGCATCATCAAATCAGTGTTTAACTGGTCTTTCCCTAAAATCTCCGATAATCGTCCTTGTGTTACCCGGCGTAACAAATCCATTTGCCACAGGCGGTCTTGCGCCATTGCAAAACCAACTGCACGATATAAATCAGTTTCAGTCTCAGCATATATATGAGGAATTGCATGCTCATCTCGCAAAATGGTAACCGACTGATCAAGGCCGCTAAGTGTAGTTTCTTCATTATAATCCGGTACTGCCGAAGTTCTGATATTCTGTAAAATAAGAAAGCCCACAATTACAGCAAGAACAAGGAAGCCAAGTACTCCCCATAAAACACGTTTTAAGGTCTTCATATAAAATTGATTTTTAAGAACAAAAGGATTAGTCTCTGAATTTTCTATATTTAATCCTTAAAATTAATTCAAAATCAGACATTATGAAAAAGCTTGTAATTCTTTTTTTACTTGGAGTTTATGCTTTAGCAGGTTTTGCCCAGGAATCAGACAAAATTGTTGGCGTTTGGTGGAACGATGAAAAAACGACCAAAATTGAGGTTGAAAAACAAGATGGAAAATACATTGGAACCATTGTATATATGATTCCGGAAAAATACGAAAACGGTGCGCCTCCTAAGGACGATGAAAATCCGGACCCGGAACTTCGCGACCGTTCGGTAGTAGGCATACAAATTTTGGATGGTTTTGAGTACGATGCCAAAAAAGAAGAGTGGAAAAACGGCACTATTTACGACCCAAAATCGGGGAAAACATATGACTGTTACAGCTGGTTGGAAAATGACGATGTGCTAAAACTAAAAGGTTTTGTGGCCGGAATACGAATGTTGGGCCGCAGTTCGGAGTGGTACAGAACTACACTTTAATAAAACAGTGCTGTCATTTCGACGAAGAATGAGGAGAAATCTCTTACATTTTGAAACAGATTTCTCGGTCGTACCTCCTTCGAAATGACAGCATTTAATGAAATCATATTGTTACCCCGAAACCTGCACATCAAAACCGGCTTCGCGAACACGCTCAGCAATCACATTCAGATCGTCCAACGAAACTTTCTCCAAGGTTTCAATTGGCGTATCGCGGGCGATGGTATAAATCATTACCTGTAAAGGTTTTATTTTTTTCAGCAGTTCAATCCAGGCTGAAATCTCCTTTTCAGTAGTATTATCAATGGTTTTGCCTTGGTAACTTCCGCGTACAAACATGGTTTGAATAATCACCTTTCCGTTAAAAGCAATCAACTGCTCGATGGTATTGGCAAGGTTAAAATTCCCTTTTGGGCAGTCGAGCAATTTTACCGTTTCTTCAAAAGCCGAATCCAGTTTCTGAATGTTGTCCTTAATTTTCAACAAAGCTTCAAAAACAGATTTTCGATGAATCATAGTTGCATTCGAAAGCACAGCAATTCTGGCGTTCGGAGTAATCTCATTTCGTAATTCAATTGTATCGTCGATAATTCCGGCGAAATCGGGATGTAATGTTGGTTCTCCGTTTCCGGCAAAAGTGATCACATCAGGAAGCTCGTTTTCAGAAACCATTTCGTGCAGTTTTACTTCCAATCGCATTTTTACATCAGCACGCGATGGGAAAGTTACTTTGTTCGTGTACTCACCCGGTGTAAAACCACACTCGCAATAAATGCAATCGAACGAACAAACTTTGGTTTCGGTAGGCAGTAAATTTATACCCAGCGAAACACCTAAACGGCGGCTTTTTACCGGCCCAAATATTATTTTATCGAATAGAAATGTTGCCATAAACAAATATTGAATAAATCTTTGCAGCTAACGTATTACTGAAAAGTTTGATGTTTAAAGGAAGTCAGGCCTCTGTTGATTAGAAGCGATATGAAATCATATCATTTATTTGATCTCAAATGTTGTTTCGCCAATTTCGTTTCCGTCGGCAAACAAATTGATAGTATAAACACCCGGCATCATTTCGGGCTCGTTGGTGTTGTCCCAGAAAATAGCCACCGGCAAATCCTGGCCTTCATAAACAACCTCGCGCATTGCCGAATATTGAATTTTCAGGTCTTCAAACTGAAAAACATCGTTTTCCGATTTCACCATTAACAGTTGATCGGGGCGCATAATACGAGCGTATATTTTTTTAGGACCACGCTTGGCTGTAGCATTTTGACCCAACACAAAATAAATACGCACTTTGGCCGTACGCTTGGCAAATTTCGTCTCTTTACTACGGGTATTTAAAGGCTCTGCCACCAACTGACGTGTTTCAAGCATTGCAGCCCTTTTCAAGTTTCGTTGCAACTGCTCTTTTTCCTGGTTAAGCTGTTGATTGTGCTGTTCAACCTCTTTGTATTGTTGTTTCACCTCTAGGTTTTCGGCCATCAACTCTTCGTTACGACGGTTTAACGAATCAATCTGCACAACAAAATCACGCATGATACCGCGCAAAGTGGTTACCTGTTTCTGGTAATCTGAAATTTTTGAAAAGCTTACTTTTTTTGTCTGTTCTACCTCTAGTAACAGGTCTTTTACTTTGGCCTGAGCCACAAATAACTGCTCGCTTATCGTATCGTTTTCAGTCTTTAACGAATCGTAACTGGAAGCGATTTCAGTTAACTGAAATTGGATAGAATCTTTCTCAGCCGTAATTTCGTTCATTATCACTTTATGATCGCGTCGTTGCAAAAAGAACAACACTAACACAACTGCTAATACCACAGCAAGAACAATAACAATTATATTGTTTCTCTTGTCTTTCCACTCCTTTTGCATCGCATCAATCTGGCTGCTCATAAACTTTTAATTTTTCGTTTTGCCATTAAAACAAAACAAAAATAATAATCTTTTATGCGGCGGCAAATACAATCAACAATTCAGTTTCTTTTATTCAAATTCTAAAAAATTGATGAAAATTAATTTAAGTACAACTTGTCTGAACACGATTACTGTTCTTTTGTTAGAAAAACTAAAAAAATAAAAATGAATAAAATAATTCTCCCGATAAGTCTGATTGTACTTCTTTTCTCGCTAACAACATATGCCCAGCAACATTCTGATGCAGTTATTATCGGGCATGTTGTTTCAAAAGGCGAACACATTCCTTTTGTAAATATCTATCTTGAAGGTACTAACTATGGAACTACCACTGACGTCACCGGACACTATATGTTGGTTGATCTCCCAATTGGAGAATATACACTGGTTGCAAAAATGGTTGGTTACAAGGAGAGCAAAAAGCCGGTGGTTTTAAAGGCGGGCGAAACCATTGAAATAAAATTCGACCTGGAAGAAGACGTTATCCATATGGACGAGGTGGTGATTACCGGGACCAAAACATTTAAACGACAAACTGAAAGCGCAGTGATTGTTAACGTACTCGATGGAAAAACCATCGACAAAGTTGCAGCACAAACCATTTCTGAATCGTTGAGTTTTCAACCGGGATTGCGTATGGAAACCGATTGCCAGACCTGTAATTACACCCAGCTCAGAATGAATGGTCTCGGTGGTGCCTACAGCCAGATATTAATTAACGGACGTTCGGTTTTTAGTCCACTAACAGGACTTTACGGACTTGAGCAGTTACCAACCGAAATGGTTGAACGTATTGAAGTTGTACGCGGTGGTGCATCCGCGCTGTATGGTTCGAGCGCCATTGGTGGAACCGTGAATATTATTACCAAATTGCCACAACGAAACTCGTACGAAGTCACATCTAACAATTCAATAATAGGAAGCGATGCCCTAGATTACAATGTAAATGCAACGCTAACTGCACTCTCACAAAAACGAAATGCAGGAATGGTGTTGTACGCCTTTCACCGCGACCGTGATGCTTTTGACGCCAACGACGATAATTTTTCGGAACTGCCTGAAGTGACAAATAATTCTTTTGGAATAAATTCATTTTTCCAATTGGACGAAGACCAAAAAATTGAAGCCAATTTTTCCAGCACCAATGAGTATCGTTACGGTGGAGAAATGATAGAAGGCCCGGCCTACCTGGCAAAACAATCGGAAGAACGTACACACAATGTAATTATGGGAGGTATCGATTACACTTTTAATCCTACCATGCGAACAAGTTTTGTGGTATACGGTGCCGGACAGTACACCAAACGCAAACATTTTACAGGAATAGCTCCTGATGGAGGCAATGAACTCCAGGACTACAACAACGCACCGCCTTACGGAAATTCAAAAAATTATACGTACCAGTTTGGAACACAGCTGAACCACGCTGTTAACGACTTTGCCGGTGTCGGAACAAACATTTTCACCGTTGGTGCCGAGTTTGTTAGCGACGATGTTTTCGACGAGATAGAAGCTTACGATTACCTGATCGATCAAACGGCGAATAACTTTGGTGCCTTTGTTCAAAGCGACTGGTCGATTACCAGAAAAACCACGCTGCTTGCCGGTATTCGTGCCGACAAGCATAATTTTGTCGACAACTTAATTTTAAATCCACGTGTTTCGCTGTTGCTGAAACCTGATTTAAACACACAATTGCGTTTGTCGTGGTCAACAGGTTTCCGTGCCCCACAGGCTTTTGATGCCGACATGCACATTGCTTTTGCCGGTGGAGGAATTCAAACCGTTCAGCTAGCCGACGACCTGGAGGAAGAACGCTCGCAAAGCTTAAGTGCATCGTTAAACTGGGATAAACCAACAGAAGACCACATCATTGGTTTTACGCTTGAAGGTTTCTATACAAAACTAAAAGATGCCTTTATTCTGGAAGAAATTGGAACCGATGAATCGGGAAATTCAATCATGGAAAAACGTAACGGGGGAAATAGCGATGTTTACGGGGCAACTTTTGAGGCTCGTGCAAATTTTAACCGCACATTGCAACTGGAAGCAGGTTTAACACTTCAGAAAAGTCAGTACGAAAATGAAGTAGCCTGGTCGGAAGAATTGCCGGGAACCAAAGATTATTTACGAACTCCCGAAGCCTATGGTTATTACACCATCACCTGGACTCCCATCTCAAAATTCAGCGCCTCGTTGGCGGGTGTTTATACCGGTTCGATGCTGGTACCACATTACGGTCTGGCCGGCGATCCGGGAACCATTGAACAGGATGAATTATTCGAATCGCCAACTTTTATGGACATGACCGTTAAACTTGGATATACAATAGAATTAAAACGAATTGATTCTTCAATCGAATTTTTCGGAGGCCTGTCGAACTTACTGGATGATTATCAGGATGATTTCGATCAAGGGAAAAACCGCGATAGCGGATACATTTATGGTCCGGCCAAACCGCGCTCGGTATTCTTTGGCATAAAACTGTTCAATTAAAAGAAATAAAAAAGGCTGCCCGACAAACCTGTCAGACAGCCCTACTACCTTTATTGTTCAATAATCTGCTATAAAGTTCCAATCTTAATTCCGAAATAGATCGTTCTCGGAGTTAGTGGTCCGTAAACATAAGAAGGATCCCGATCGATACCTGTATCAAAGTCATCCTGGTAACTGTTAAAGATATTTTTTACGCCGCCATTCAGTTCCACTTTCATATAATCGGACAAACGAAAATCATAACTGAGCTTTATGCCGCTATCGAAAAATGAATCACTCTCTCTGAGCTCTCCTACTTCCGGATTTGCTATTTCCGGTCCAAAATAGGGCACCAACATTTTACCGGTGTAATTGCCGGTTAATGAAATGTCGAATACCGGAGTTGGGCTAATAGTCGCACTCAGGTAACCATAAGTATCAGGTGTTCTGAAAAAATGTTTCTCTCCAAATTCCTGAGGCGCTTCAAATTCACTATTCTGAAAAGTAAAGCCCGACTGCAACTGCAGTTTATATGATGGCGACATGTTAAACTCAATGTTTATTCCCTGAACGCGGGCACCATCTTCGGCATTAACGCGGGTGTAAACTACTGTTCCGTTTTCGTCGGGTGTACCGTATTCATTGGCAAACGGATCGGTTAACTTCGTGTAAAAACCTTCAATCAAAAACTGGTATTGCCATTCTCCAAAATGGTTTGAATAATCCAACGACGCCGTAAAACTATTTGATGATTCCTGTTTCAGGTCCGGATCATTCTCGTGAATAACTTTTCTTGAACCGGAAGTTTCGATATGCAGATCTTCATCGAAAATTTGCGGAGCCCTGAACCCACGTCCAAAACTTCCTCTAAACTGCAAATGCTCTGCAATATTATAAAGCAAGCTAATTCTCGGACTAAATACGTTACCTGTTACGTCATCACTGTTTTCAATTTTCTCCTCAATGTTATAATGATCATAACGCAGTCCAGCACTAAAAACCACTTTATCTGTTTTCCATTCCGACTGCAGGAAAACACCGTACGTTGTCATTTTCTGGTCGGCAACCTGCGTATTTCCGTAGTGAATATCTTCTACAGGATCGTAGTAACCTAGTTTTTCATCCTGAAGTGAGCTCCCGGTGGTTTCAATTCCCGAAGTAAGCGTTGCCGGCGAAAACAACAGGTAATTAATAGTTCGGATGTACTGCAAGCCTGTTGAATAGGTAAAATCTTCGGTGTGTCCATACGCCGACGGATCTTGCTCTGCTCCGTAGTACGAACCACGATCAACACCCTGCATGGCTGCAAATGCCGAGAATTTATCGTCTTCACGAAGTAGCAAATCGAAATTTACAGCTCCCGAATTAATCTGGTGCTGAACACTTTCGGAAATATCTGATTCATGCAACGGAAGTTCGAATTTATTTCCGCCACGACGATCTTCGTTTATATTGAAATAATCGACCGTTATCTTTCCCCTACTTGCAACACGTTGGTAAAACCGGGCTCCAATCGTAGTATTGTTTATACTAGCCAATTCTGAATATCCATCACCATTGGCATCAAACGGATCACGCTTGCGGTGAAAG comes from uncultured Draconibacterium sp. and encodes:
- a CDS encoding HEAT repeat domain-containing protein; translated protein: MNTFSYLYKIGFIRLTKKKVEKWNRIQNIDKLIFALENGLYDIRILAAKYLGNLKDRNAIPVLRKSLNDKVKPVSLQSAESLRRLTNNADIEIEIREKLKYWEEEEEKERNRIISNEIHVDMPKWKKRDWVAIVKEMLKKPMRW
- a CDS encoding pyruvate, water dikinase regulatory protein gives rise to the protein MSKKSQAPIYVVSGGTGIAGNNLIQALLIQYPENKVPVEIIGRVTTEDEVFDIIMKAKADRGLIAHTMVNPELRHKINELGKEFNVHVIDLMGKLANYLDQRLGIEPMVHPGLYREINHQYFDRIDSIEFTLSHDDGMSPQRLRNAEIILTGVSRAGKTPLSVYLAMYGWKVANVPLVPGVQPPDELFEVDPNRVFGLYIGASQLIAHRQKRISSWENHRSDSYVDQRAVREEIRKAMFVFDRGGFTVINVSNKPIESTANEILSYMSKRFSYRGRKLESPYQGPEEASQ
- a CDS encoding penicillin acylase family protein — protein: MKTLKRVLWGVLGFLVLAVIVGFLILQNIRTSAVPDYNEETTLSGLDQSVTILRDEHAIPHIYAETETDLYRAVGFAMAQDRLWQMDLLRRVTQGRLSEILGKDQLNTDLMMRALRIQEKSQKILATSSPEIVAALEAYSDGVNQYIEKYPLPPEFKVLQYKPEPWEPVHSINLIGYMSWDLSMGWGTEYFLHQLRVEVSDEKIAELLPDLKNHKTAIYPEFGSIKPEGTETLLSATQNLKDLGAEIFNGSNNWAVAGKKSKTGMPLLANDMHLGLFAPGIWYQMHQVVEGKINVTGVVVPGQPFVICGHNDSIAWGMTNVMVDDLDFYAEKLNEDSTKYWFDGAWRNLKIEKETIKTKEGEEFEEDLKFTHRGPMVNRFKKEKETPLSIRWLGNEMSNEIRTVFLLNRADNWSEFRDAVSTFISVSQNVVYADVKGNIGLQCSAGLPVREGSGIQIYPGDSSKYDWQGLVPFEELPYEFNPERGYVSSANNKTAPDDYPHYISHWFATPSRIDRIREMLETKEKLGINDFKAMHSDWKSKTAEQMTAIFVESLRKQTNLNETEQAAFNKLKSWDYNLTRESQAASIFEILYRRSMENLVKDELSPELFRGMSGQKMLLENLMINLLAEGKSEWTDNVMTEEVESFDDVVVLSFQETVEELTTALGNNVDEWNWGKIHSFTLSHPLGVVDILNKALKLNRGPFEVPGSYHTVCPYSYSFTNLYETVHGASHRHIYSTQNWDESETVIPTGTSGIPASDFYLDQTELYLNDHYHSDLFTKQDLEENAAFRMQLNPK
- a CDS encoding DUF2147 domain-containing protein codes for the protein MKKLVILFLLGVYALAGFAQESDKIVGVWWNDEKTTKIEVEKQDGKYIGTIVYMIPEKYENGAPPKDDENPDPELRDRSVVGIQILDGFEYDAKKEEWKNGTIYDPKSGKTYDCYSWLENDDVLKLKGFVAGIRMLGRSSEWYRTTL
- a CDS encoding radical SAM protein — protein: MATFLFDKIIFGPVKSRRLGVSLGINLLPTETKVCSFDCIYCECGFTPGEYTNKVTFPSRADVKMRLEVKLHEMVSENELPDVITFAGNGEPTLHPDFAGIIDDTIELRNEITPNARIAVLSNATMIHRKSVFEALLKIKDNIQKLDSAFEETVKLLDCPKGNFNLANTIEQLIAFNGKVIIQTMFVRGSYQGKTIDNTTEKEISAWIELLKKIKPLQVMIYTIARDTPIETLEKVSLDDLNVIAERVREAGFDVQVSG
- a CDS encoding cell division protein ZapB is translated as MSSQIDAMQKEWKDKRNNIIVIVLAVVLAVVLVLFFLQRRDHKVIMNEITAEKDSIQFQLTEIASSYDSLKTENDTISEQLFVAQAKVKDLLLEVEQTKKVSFSKISDYQKQVTTLRGIMRDFVVQIDSLNRRNEELMAENLEVKQQYKEVEQHNQQLNQEKEQLQRNLKRAAMLETRQLVAEPLNTRSKETKFAKRTAKVRIYFVLGQNATAKRGPKKIYARIMRPDQLLMVKSENDVFQFEDLKIQYSAMREVVYEGQDLPVAIFWDNTNEPEMMPGVYTINLFADGNEIGETTFEIK
- a CDS encoding TonB-dependent receptor, whose amino-acid sequence is MNKIILPISLIVLLFSLTTYAQQHSDAVIIGHVVSKGEHIPFVNIYLEGTNYGTTTDVTGHYMLVDLPIGEYTLVAKMVGYKESKKPVVLKAGETIEIKFDLEEDVIHMDEVVITGTKTFKRQTESAVIVNVLDGKTIDKVAAQTISESLSFQPGLRMETDCQTCNYTQLRMNGLGGAYSQILINGRSVFSPLTGLYGLEQLPTEMVERIEVVRGGASALYGSSAIGGTVNIITKLPQRNSYEVTSNNSIIGSDALDYNVNATLTALSQKRNAGMVLYAFHRDRDAFDANDDNFSELPEVTNNSFGINSFFQLDEDQKIEANFSSTNEYRYGGEMIEGPAYLAKQSEERTHNVIMGGIDYTFNPTMRTSFVVYGAGQYTKRKHFTGIAPDGGNELQDYNNAPPYGNSKNYTYQFGTQLNHAVNDFAGVGTNIFTVGAEFVSDDVFDEIEAYDYLIDQTANNFGAFVQSDWSITRKTTLLAGIRADKHNFVDNLILNPRVSLLLKPDLNTQLRLSWSTGFRAPQAFDADMHIAFAGGGIQTVQLADDLEEERSQSLSASLNWDKPTEDHIIGFTLEGFYTKLKDAFILEEIGTDESGNSIMEKRNGGNSDVYGATFEARANFNRTLQLEAGLTLQKSQYENEVAWSEELPGTKDYLRTPEAYGYYTITWTPISKFSASLAGVYTGSMLVPHYGLAGDPGTIEQDELFESPTFMDMTVKLGYTIELKRIDSSIEFFGGLSNLLDDYQDDFDQGKNRDSGYIYGPAKPRSVFFGIKLFN
- a CDS encoding TonB-dependent receptor: MKPIYAILLLFIFCINARAEGPDDDKKNKTDAMLFGDVKSGEEHIPFATITIKGTTIGTAADATGHFKMSHLPVGKQVVVISAIGYKTLEKEVDLEAKKSITILAELDPDNIGIEQVVISADRNAKSRKETPTIVNSINPKLFDRVQSVTLSEGLNFTPGLRMENNCQNCGFSQVRMNGLEGPYSQILINSRPVFSGLAGVYGLELIPANMIERVEVVRGGGSSMYGSNAIAGTINLITKDPILNSFEASVTNSFIGAGNDYDVANEYSLNMNGSFVTDDYKTGMSIFGFHRKRDPFDANGDGYSELASINNTTIGARFYQRVASRGKITVDYFNINEDRRGGNKFELPLHESDISESVQHQINSGAVNFDLLLREDDKFSAFAAMQGVDRGSYYGAEQDPSAYGHTEDFTYSTGLQYIRTINYLLFSPATLTSGIETTGSSLQDEKLGYYDPVEDIHYGNTQVADQKMTTYGVFLQSEWKTDKVVFSAGLRYDHYNIEEKIENSDDVTGNVFSPRISLLYNIAEHLQFRGSFGRGFRAPQIFDEDLHIETSGSRKVIHENDPDLKQESSNSFTASLDYSNHFGEWQYQFLIEGFYTKLTDPFANEYGTPDENGTVVYTRVNAEDGARVQGINIEFNMSPSYKLQLQSGFTFQNSEFEAPQEFGEKHFFRTPDTYGYLSATISPTPVFDISLTGNYTGKMLVPYFGPEIANPEVGELRESDSFFDSGIKLSYDFRLSDYMKVELNGGVKNIFNSYQDDFDTGIDRDPSYVYGPLTPRTIYFGIKIGTL